One genomic segment of Paenibacillus xylanexedens includes these proteins:
- a CDS encoding pyridoxamine 5'-phosphate oxidase family protein translates to MSEAVTQLTESLLQQFKNETFVLLSTVDVESGGPTSTAISWIYAENASTFRVAIDHRSRLVNNMITNQLITVTVFGEETVYAVNGRAAVRQDPLLDVPFNMCCFDITIEAVRNALFYGAQLSSVPQYVKIYDQRAAEKLDEQVFAAMKKA, encoded by the coding sequence ATGTCCGAAGCCGTCACACAATTAACTGAATCTCTTTTACAGCAATTCAAGAATGAGACCTTTGTGCTTCTGAGCACAGTGGATGTAGAATCCGGAGGTCCGACTTCAACAGCCATCTCCTGGATTTATGCGGAGAATGCTTCTACTTTTCGTGTAGCGATCGATCATCGTTCACGTTTAGTGAATAACATGATTACTAATCAGCTCATTACGGTAACTGTCTTTGGAGAAGAGACGGTGTACGCAGTGAACGGACGTGCTGCGGTACGACAAGATCCGCTGCTGGACGTTCCATTTAATATGTGCTGTTTCGACATTACAATTGAAGCGGTGAGGAATGCTCTGTTTTACGGCGCTCAATTGTCCTCTGTGCCTCAATATGTCAAAATATATGATCAGCGTGCTGCTGAGAAATTAGATGAGCAGGTTTTTGCTGCCATGAAAAAAGCCTAG